The nucleotide sequence TCCCTCGCCGTCGGCCGCGCGTCCGGATCCTCGGCGAGGCAACGTTCGAAGAGCGCCGCGAGCGAAGGGGGGAGCCCCGGCACCCGCCGCAGGTTGTCCGGAACCTCGATGGGCCTTCCTTGCACGACGAGGAAGAGCGGCGGCATCGGGAAGGGTCGCTCCTCCGTCAGGAGCTCGTACGCGATGATCCCCAGGCTGAAGACATCGGAGGAAGGGCGCAAGGCCCGCGAGCGACGCGCGAGCTCGGGCGCCATGTAGCCCGGTGTCCCCACGAGCATCCCGGTCCTCGTCACGTTCATCCCGGCGGGTTTGTTCCTGGGCAATATCCTTGTTTTCTCGTCGTCATTCGCCTCGGTAGTTCCCTCCATCTCCTCGACGGTCGCGGCGATCGCGTCGTCGCCGGCGAGCGTCGAGATGCCGAAATCGGCGAGCTTGATGAGGGGCGTCCCGTCGGGCTCTAGCGTGACGAGCACGTTGCTCGGCTTGAGATCCCGGTGCACCACGCCGCTCGCGTGAACGGCGGCGAGCCCCTCGGCGATCTGCGCGAGCGTCGAGAGCGCGAACGCGACATCACCCCTGCGCCTCTCGTGTTTGTCGAGCGGCGCGCCGGCGACGAGCTCCATCACGAGGTAGAGGTGCCCCGCCTCGGTCACGTCGACGTCCGCGATCGACACGAGGTTCGGGTGGTTGAGGCGCGCGAGGATGTTCGCCTCGCGGATGAAGCGAGCGACCGCGGGTTTGTCCTTCGCGCCGGTGAGCAGCTTCAGCGCGACGCTGCGCCCGTCGGTGACCCGCGTCGCCTCGTACACGACGCCCATGGCGCCCTCCCCGAGCTTGCGCACGACGCGATATCGAGCGGCGGCGACGTCGCCAGCCTTCAGCCGAGGCACGGGCGCGCCGCTCTCGTGCCCGAGCACGGCCGAGAGGAGCGTCATGGTGCGCGCCTCGATCTTGCGGCGCAGCTCGTCGTTCAGCACCTCCACCTCGGCGTTCTTCGCCTCGAGCATCTGGATCTTCGCCCGGACATCGCGGCGCATCCCTTCGAGCGCGAGCCCGAGCTCGGCGAGCTCGCTCCCGCCGTCCACCGCGATCGGCGTCTCGATGTCGCCCTTCGCCAGACGCGAGGCCGCGTCGAGCAGCGCCCCTTGCTTCTCGATGCGCCTCTCCTGGAGCGCGCTCATGAGCTCCAGGCGGACGGCGCGTGTCGTGACGATCGTGATGGAGAGCTGCGTCCCGAGGCCGAGGAGGATGGTGAGATCGGCGTCGTTGAAGGGCGCGCGCGACTCGTCCGCCTCGAGGTACACGACGCCGAGCAGCTCGTCGCGGATCAGTAGCGGCGCGGCCATGGCGCTCCGGCGCCGCTTGCCGCTCTGGCTGCGCGTGATGAGGGGGCGGCGCTCGGCGCGCACGCGCTCGACGACGTCGGCTCGAAGCGCGAGGCCTTCGAGGCTCCTCGACATCTCCGCGGGGCCTGCGCCGATCGACGCCCCGGCCACGTCTCGTTTGGCGCGCAGCTCGAGCTCACCGGTCCGTTCGCCCTCGGTCCTCGTGAGGAAGAGCAGCGCGCGTTTCGCCTTGAGCAAGCGGATGAGCTCGTCGAGCGCGACCTGCGCCTGCTGCCCAGGCTCGAGCACGCGCGCGGACGCGAGGCTCAACCCGAGCACGGTGGAGTATTGCCCGAGCCGCTCCTGCACCTCGAGGAAGCGCCGCGCGAGGATGAGGCCCATGGCGAGTGTCAGGATGAAGAAGCCGATGTGCCCGAGGGGCAGGTTCGCCCGCGAGAGCACGCCCATCGCGCCGAGGACGTCGTAACAACCCGCGGTGGCCGCGGCGATGAACCCGGCGCCGAAGATCCGCGCGTCGGGGCTGCCGTCCCAGGCGCCGCGCACCGCGCGCGTGATGAGGACGACGGCGGCGACGAGGAGCAGGACCTGGTAGGGCAAGAGCGTACGGAGGACGGGCACGACGCCGGCGGCGACGAGGACGGCGGCGAGGGCGGTGTATCCGACGAAAGCGAAGCGGATCCACCGGACGAGCCCGAGCCATCCCCGGCCGAAGATATGCTCGAAATAGGCCGTCAGGAAGCTGCCCATGAGATAGAGGCAGAAGAGCTCGGCGTGGACCCAGGCGAGCGGCGCGTCGGCGACGAGCTGCCGGGAGGGCGATACGGCCGTGAAATAGGCGCCCGTGGAGAGCGCGAGGATGCTGTACGTGAGGTACGCTCTCTCCTTGCGGCGCGCGAGGAAGAGGCAAAACACGAACGCGCCGAGCGAGAGCATGATGAGGCCCATGCCGAGCGTCGGCAGGTCACGCTTGATGACGGCGGTCACGAGCGCCGATCGCTCCCCGAGCATCGGCTCGCCGAAGAGGCCGATGTTGACGTGATCGGAGTGGATCCGGAGCGCCAGGTGTTTCCCGTGAAACCCCTCGCCGAGCGGGAGGTAATGCGCCTTGTATCCGAGGAAGCGCCGGGCGCCCTCGCCCTCGAAGTTGCCGAAATGGTAGATCTGCTCGCCGTCGAGGTACGCTTCGAAGATCTGATCGACGCCGCGCAGGTACAGGGTATCGTCGCCGGGGGCGTCCCCGGAGAGCTTCGTGCGGAGCCAGAGGGTGGTGCGGCCCTCGCGTCCCGACGGTGAGCCCCTCGCGTCGAGCGCCAAAAAGCCCGGGGCGTCGCCAGGCGCGGCCCAGGCGAGTGATCCGTCGGCGAGCCGCGGCGAGTCCCCCCAGCGGTATTCCCAGGCGCCCGTGTAGAGCCGCACGGACTCGACCGGGGTCGAGACCTCTGCGCGCGCGTCCAGAGGCACGGCCAGCGAGAGCCCGAAGGTCACGACGAGCCATCGAAGGCCGAGCCGAGGTTTGGCGCGCATGTCTCGTTCAACCCTGCGATCCCGGGGAGGAAGGCCCCGAGCCGCGCGAGGCGAAGCGGGCCTCTCCGTTGCAGAGGAGCCCTGCGAGATCGGCCGGGTCGAGTGCGTCCTGGTCGTTGCCCGCCACCATTGGTATTCTACCAGCGCGGACGGCTTCGCCGCAACGCCGATGGTGGGCGCGGAGGGCCGCGGCTGCCATGCGGTCCCGCACACGCCTTTTCGCGGTCGAGCGTGGACTCGCCTTCCTCGCAACCCGCACCGGCGACGAGACCGCGCCTTTGGTCCAGGCCATGCGCGGTCTCGTCGCCGCCCATTTGCTCACGCGTGGAGAAACGCCCGATCCGGCGCGCATCAACAGGGGATGGTTCCTGGGTGCGAATGCGAGGAGGCCGTCGCGTAGCATCGGCGTTTGGTCAATTCAGGCTCTGGCGGTCGCCCTCCCCAGCTCGGCACTTCCCTGATACGGTTCATCGGCGGCCTCCATCATGCCCATCGCCATGCCCTCCAAGATTCGGATCCTGTTCCTGGGAGCCAACCCCTCCGATACCACGCGTTTGGCGCTCGGGCGGGAGGTCCGCGAGATCACGCAGCGCCTTCGCGGAACACACGAAGGCGAGCGCTTCGAGATCGTGCAGGAGTGGGCCGTTCGTGTCGGCGACCTGCAGGCGGCGCTGCTCCGGCACAGGCCACAGATCGTCCACTTCTCGGGGCACGGGCGGAGCGAGCGGAGCGGCAGCTCCCCCGGTTCGATCGACGTCGCGCGGGAGATGTTGTCCGCCGATGCGTCGAGCGAGGAGGATCTCGACGGCGAGATCCTGGTCGAGGACGATGGTGGGAGAGCCAAGCCGATCCCCGCGTCTGCCCTGGCAAACTTGTTCGGGATCGTGGGCGGCGTTCGTTGTGTCGTGCTGAACGCCTGCCATTCTTCCGCCCAGGCGGAGGCGATCCAGCAGCACGTGGAGGCCGTCGTCGGCATGAGGCGATCGATCCATGACGCTGCGGCCGTCAGTTTTGCATGGGCATTCTACCAAGGGCTCGGGTTCGGAGCGTCGCTGAGCCAGGCGTTCGAGCTCGGCAAGAACCAGATCGAGCTGGCCGGATTCGGGGATGGTGAGGTGCCGAGGTTCCTGACACGGAGGCCCCCGAACATGCCCCGTGACTTCGGCGCCGCCGATTCCGTGCCGGCTCCATCTGCGTACGATGGGCCGGTTTCGAAGCGTGTCATGGTGGGTCGCGAGGAGGAGGACATCGTCGATCCATTCCTCACGCGTGTCGAGCGCATCGCGAAGCTGCGCCACCCGGGCGCGCGGATCACGCGCGGAGACGCGCCTTCACCGTTCGCGGGCGTGCTCGAAGTCGAGGTCGATGCCGGCGGTTTTTTCCGGATGAGCCTCGTCGCCGCGCTGGACCACGAGATCACGGAGGAGCTCGCGGCGCGTTTTTCCGCGGAGATCGACGGTCCCTTCCGCCGAGGCCATCCGCTGCTCCGCTCGACGCTGGTGCATCGTGGCCATGCCGCGCCGGTCGTGCTTCGCGCGGAGCTCGATCGCCGGGGCATCGAGCTCCAGACGTTCGACGGGTACCAGGGGCTCTTCGACCTCGAGCCTTATCTCGGCTGGCAGACGCGCGAGCTCGAGAGAAGCCCGGCGTACATCTCCACCACGTACGTCGATCCGCCTGCGTGGATCAAGATCGCGGGCAATCGCGAGCTCCAGCACACGGAAAACGCGCTGCAATCGATGTGGGAGCTTCTCGCGACGCCGGCGCAGCGGCGCTTCCTGCTCGTGCTCGGGGAGTTCGGGGCGGGCAAGACGTTCTTGCTCCGCGAGCTCTGCCGGCAGATGGTCGAACGCAAGCACCCCGTTTTGCCCGTGCTGCTCGAAATGAGCAAGCTCGAAAAACAGCACAGCCTCGCGGAGCTCATCGGCGCGCATTTCTCCCGCGCGGATGTCTCCGGGTACAACTACAAGGCCTTCGAGTACATGCTCGAAGAGGGGCGCGTCGCGCTGTTCTTCGACGGTTTCGACGAGCTCGCGGACAAGGTCACGTACGACAGCGCGACCGGTCACCTCGAAACGGTGCTCTCGGCCGCGCGGGGGCAAGCGAAGGTGGTGCTCTCCAGCCGACGCCAGCATTTCCTGACGGAGGGTGAGATCCACAAGGCTGTGGAGCGTGAGTTCGCGCGGAAGGCCGAGAGCGCGGTGCACGGTGGGTATCGGCTCATCATGCTGGAGCCCTTCGGCGAGCCGCAGATCCGGCGGTATCTGCGTAACGTGCTCGTCGATGTACCGGCGGCCGAGGCGCGATACCGGTTGATCGACGAAGTGAAGGATCTGCTCGGGCTCTCGCACAACCCGCGTATGCTCTCGTTCATTGCGGACATCCCGGAGGAGTCGCTGCGGGAGGCAAAGGAGCGCTGGGGCGAGATCACCTCGGCGAGGCTGTACGAGCTCCTCGTGAAGCGATGGCTCGATGGGGAATACGAGCGCTCGCGGCGGCAAGGTTGGTCGAAAGGCATCTCGCGCGAGGCGCTCTCGCGGGGCGTGGCTTCGCTCGCCATCTCGATGTGGCACGCACGCGTGAAGACGGTCTCGAAGGACGAGATTCATGAAGGGATCGCGCAGGCGCTCGCGGCGCTCGGGGAGCCGGCGCTCGATCCGGCCGTGCTCATCCACCTCTTCGGCTCGGGGTCGCTTCTCGTGCGGGACGAGGAGGGTCGGTTCTCGTTCGTCCATCGGTCGGTGATGGAGTGGCTCGTCGCAAAACAAGCGGCCGACGAGCTCGTCCTGGGCCAGGATCCGCTGGCGCTCGTGGTCGATGAGATGAGCGCGCTGATGGCGGATTTTTTCGCGGCGATGGCAGGGAGAGACCGAGCCTCCACGTGGGCGCTGGAGAAGCTTGGCGGAGCGGAGGACGGCATCGTCCTGAGAAACCTGACGCTCTTGCTCACGCGAATGGGCGCGTTGTTCGAGCGGGTGAACTTCGAGGGACAAGATCTCCGCGGGAGGGATTTTTCCAGGGTGGACTGGCGCGCCGCGAACCTTCGTGGCACGGATCTTCGTGGGGCGACGCTGAAGGGGGCGAACCTGCGGCGCGCCTCGCTCGTCGAGGCCAACCTATCTCGCGCGGACCTGCGGGGCGCCGACCTCGCGCGGGTGGATCTGGCGAGGGCCGATCTTTCGTTCGCCCGGGCGGCGAGCGCCGATTTTTCGGAGGCGAGGAACCTCGACCCTGCTCGACTCCGCGGCGCGATCCTACTCGGGGCAAAAGGTATCCCGGAGGAACGGCACGAGGCCTTGCTCGCCGTGGGGGCCGTTCCCCCCGTTTTACGGAATGTCGAGCCGATGTATGCGGCAGCTTCGCCATGCAAGAGTGTCGCCTGGGCCCCGTCGGGTTCGCTGCTCGCTACGGCACACGGGGACGGTTTCATTTGGCTCGTGGATACGGTCGCGGGTAAGGTCCTGCGTATTTTGTCAGGACACACCAGCAAGGTACGCAGCGTCGCATTCAACCCTGATGGCAAGATGCTCGTCTCCTGTTCCGAGGACAAGACCGTTCGGCTCTGGGATGTCGTGAACGGCCGTGTCCTCCGCGTCTTCAATGGGCATAAGGCTGCCGTGTGGAGCGCACGGGTCTCCCGCGATGGGAAGACGCTGGCCTCTGGTTCGTCCGACAAAACCATTCGGCTCTGGGACATTGAGACGGGCCGTACTCTACACACCCTCGAGGGGGCCGAAGGGCATACGTCTGCCGTGAGAGACATCGCTTTCTCTCCCGATGGCAGGACGCTTGCATCTGTTTCCAACGACAGGACCGTTCGACTCTGGAGTGTCGCAACGGGCCGCGCCCTGCAGGCTTTCAAGGGGCATACCGGGCATACGCACGCAGTTCTGAGCGTGACGTTTTCTCCCGATGGCAAGACGCTCGCCTCCAGTTCGGACGACGCTACCGTGCAGCTCTGGGATGTCGCGACCGGTCGTGTCCTGCTTGCTTTCGGGCGGCCTTTCGGGCGGCAGACGAGCGAACTATACGACTCCGCGTTCCAAGGGCATGCCGACGCTGTCTATACGGCTGCGTTTGCGCCTGATGGAAAGACGCTTGCCTCCGGTTCGCACGATAAGACCATCCATCTCTGGGACGTCGCGACCGGCCGCGCCCTGCGCACCTTCGAGGGGCATGCAGCGGCGGTGAGAAGCGTATTCTTTTCCCCGGATGGTAAGACCCTCGCTTCCGGCTCGGACGACAAGTCCGTTCGGCTCTGGGACGTCACGACCGGCCGCGCCCTGCGCACCTTCGAGGGGCATGCGCCTTTCGTGTTGAGCGTCGCGTTTGCTCCCGATGGCAAGACGCTCGCCTCCGGTTCGGATGACAAGATCGTTCGGCTTTGGGACGTCGCCAAGGGCGGCGCTCCACGCGCCGTAGGGGGGCATGCGTCGGCGGTGGGGTGCGTCGCGTTTTCCCCCGATGGCAAGACGCTCGCCTCCGCTTCGTCCGACAAGACCATTCAGCTCCGAGACGTCGCCACAGGCCAAGCCTTGCGTAGTCTCACAGGGCACGGCGATTCAGTCTACAGCATCGTGTTCGCCCCCGATGGCAAGACGCTCGCTTCCGGTTCGTATGACAGGACCGTTCGGCTCTGGGACGTCGTGGGCCGCGCACAGCGGGTCTTCAAGCATCATACGATGGGGGTGTTCAGCGTCGCGTTTTCCCCCGATGGCAAGACGCTGGCCTCCGGTTCGGCGGACAAGACCGTTCGGATCTGGGACATCGTGACGGGCCGCACCTTGCGCATCTTCGATGGGCATGGGGCTGCGCTATTGAGCGTCGCGTTTTCCCCCGACGGCAAGACCCTCGTCGCCGGTTCGGCGAACAATGCCGTGCGACTTTGGGAGGTAGCGACGGGCCGCGCCATGGGCGTCTTCGAGGGCGGGGCGACTGCTGTGAGGAGCGTCGCGGTTGCCCCCAATGGCAAGACGCTCGCCACCGCCTCGGATGACAAGACCGTTCGACTCTGGGACGTCGCGTCAGGCCGCCCCCTGCGTGTCTGTGAGGGACACATGTCCGCAGTATTGAGTGTCGCGTTTTCCCCCGATGGTAAGACCCTCGCCTCCGGTTCGTATGACAATACCGTTCGGCTCTGGGACATCACCACCGGCCAATGCCTCGCCATTCTCCTCACCACCCCCGAAGGCTGGGTCGCATTCACCCCCGACGGCCGCTACAAGCTCGGCGGCGACATCGCCGGCTCCTTCTGGCACGTCGCCGGCCTCTGCCGATTCGAGCCCGGCGAGCTCGACGAATACCTCGATCTCCGCCTCCCCGACGACGCGCCGTTCCTCCCCGCCAAACCCTGAAGACCCCGCCAACCCTCACGTCATCCGGCCGAGCGCCGCGCGTCCCGCGTCCACGAAGATGCCCACCCAGCGCTCGACCTCTTCACGCGAAACACCGAAACGCGAAGCCACGGTCGCGGCCGTCGCCGTGCCCCGGAGCACCGCGAGCACCGCGTCTTCCCTGCGAACGCTCTCCTCCGTGCCCCTCGATGCCGCTCCTGCTGGCGCCGCATGTCGAATACCCGCAGGGCACCGCGCAATGGGCAGCCTCGCGGCCGGGTCGCCGAGCAGCACATAGGCCGCGAGATCCTGCCGTTGCATCCAGAGGTTGGCACGACGTACCCTGCTCGCCTGCTCCTCCACGAAATCGGAAGAGAGGCTCGCTCGATGTGCGCGCTCCTCGTAGGAGATCGTGAGCTCCGTGCTCACCGAACGAAAGAACCGCGCGATCTCGTGGTGCGCGACGCCGAACCGATGCCCGTGCACGAAGGCCTGCAAGATCCCCTGGAACCGTTCGGCGCGGCTCTTCGGGACGAGGCCTCCGCTTTCGAGGTCATAATCGAGGAAGCTCCATGTCCACGCGAGATCCACGTGACCCACCACGCCGAGCGGCCCCTCGGGGTTCGCGAGCGCGGCCTGCGGCAGGGCCGCGATGAAGGGCGGATCGCCTCGCTGGGGTAATGCGGCGAGCACCCCGTCCGCTGCGTTTCCGATCACGCCGAGCTCGTGGAGCCTGCTCAGCCAAGGCAAATACGCGCTGCGCGACGGCGTGCCAGCACCGTAACAAGCGAACATGAACCAGACGCCGCCGGGCAAAAACGGGCCGCGGCTGATGTCGTTCGCCGTGAGGAGGTCACCCTTGCGACCGAGGACCATCGCGCCCTGGTGAGCATGTTGCTCCTCGCGGGATCGCCATCCCGCCCTCGGAATCCCCGCGCCGTGGCTCATGGTGAAGAGCACCCCGGCGCGCGTGCGTGCCGCTTCGCGGAGCAAAACCCCGGCGGCGCTCGACAGGTCGAGCGCCGTACCCGCGGGATCCGTCGGGACCTCGACGATTTCCTCGGCGCCGAACGTGCCCGCGGCCTGGCCCTGCCGCGCCATTTCGAGGCTGGGTCGCACGAGATGGCGATCCCCCTCGACCATCGCCCGCGTGCCGTCCAGTACCGCATGATAAAGTGTCCGCGCGCGCGGCGCCTCCGTCGCGTCCGCCCAGCGGACCGCTTTATCGACGTAAGCCTCGTATCCGCGGTCGTCCCTGAATGCCAGTCGACCCACGAACACCTCGCCGCCGAGCATCTGCTGGAAGTCCCAGGAGATGAGCTCGGGGCCTCCGAGCAGGAGGAGATATCGAGGCCGCGCCGCCTCGCGCCGACCAACGGCGTCGCGATACTCTTTTTGAATCCACGCCGCGACGGCGACGGGATCCATTCCGGGATCGACGCGGTACACGAGCGCGTCCTCCCCTTGCTCTTCCTCGCGCTTTTTTCGTAGCGGCTCGAGCAGGGAGAGCAAACGGTCGCCGGCGGGGCCTTTGGGGGCGACGAGGGCCCAGCGTTGCTCGGGCAGCGCGTCCGGCGGAGCGTGTACATTGGCCAGGCGGTGCAGAGCCTCGGGCGGCGCGCCCTGCGCGGGCGCGTCGAGCGTCGCGACGAGCGGGAGGCCTTCGTCGAGGATGGGGCGGTGATCGTCAGCGTGGGCGAGGAAGAGCTGGATATCGGTCAAGGGACCCTCGAATCGCTTCCATCGTCGTCGAGACGAGCGGAGCGCGCAACCCTCTTCGTGGCTTTCGTGCGCGCCCGGAGCGCGCGAGGGCCCCCATTGGATCGATCCGTCAGCCGCAGAAGCCGCTCCAGGACGACATGATGCCCGGAGGCGAGACGGACGCCGCGGACGAGCAGCTCGCGCCATAGCTTCCGCTCATCGTCACGCCATAGGTCCACGGGGTCGAGCAGACGAACCGCGACGAGGAATAGACCGGGGAGCAGCCGAAGTTCGTGCAGGCCTGCGCCGCGATCGTGAACGTCTGGCAGCCGCCGGTGCACGCGACCTGCGCGAGCGCGGCCGCGCCGTAGTACCCGGAGACGGCCGAGCTCGGGCCGGTATAAAAGCCGATGTTGCACGAGAGCGTCAAATTCGTATCGACCGGCGCAGCCGCGATGCTCTTCGCGGTCTCCTGGAGGTTCGCGAGCTGCGCCTGGAGCTGCTCGATCGCGTCGTCCACGGCCGGATCTTCCTCGACCTGCGCGGCGCTTCGCGCCTGGAGCTCGGAGAGCTCCTTTTCGGCTTGCTCGATCGCCCACTCGTGCCCCTCGGCGCCGACGACGATGCGGTTTCCGCCGTCCTCTGCCCCGTTCTCGAAGACGCCCGGGGCGAGCTCCTTCCACGCCGCGTTGGGCACGAGCGAGAGCGCCTCGCCTTCTCCCGTACGCTCGAGCCGCATTTCACTCCCCGTGGGGATGGCCAGCGCTTCGCTCTCGTCGATGAGCGACTCCTGGACGTTGTCGGGCCCCAACGAGGCGTCCATACAACCCGCCATCAGGGCGCTGCTGGCGATCAGGGCCGCGGAGAAGAAACGAATCGCGAAGGTCGAACGTGCATTCATGGTCGGGCTCCTCTTCTTTGCTCGGTCGCGTTTGCGGCCGCTTTCCCTCCTATCTGCAGCGAGCGTGCCAGGCCTGCCGGGCCCCCCAGCGTTTCCCTTTTCGGGCGAAAAGGGGCGTGACGCCGGGCGCTGACGCGTCAGGAGCCGGATTGGCGTCTATCGAGTGGGATTGTCGCGTCAGCGCCCGCTGACGCCTGAAGTCACGAGGCCGAGCTCTCGCACGCGGCGCAAGAGCGCCCGCTCGGAGACCTCGAGCCGCTCGGCCATGCGCGCGAGATCACCGCCGAGCTCACGGTGGCATTGAACGATCTCCTGCTCCGTGAGGTCACCCGCGGTGCGGAATCCAGGAAGTCGCTCGATGATCATGTAGATGGCTGCCCGCGAGATGCCGAGCTTCTCTGCGGTCGCGGCAAAATCCCAGCGACACGAGCGCAAGGCCTCCCGGAGCTCGGCCTCGGTGACGTCGGCGGGCTTTCGGCGAGATGCGCTGCGTGAACGGGACGGGCCCTCGTCGCTCGGGGCCTTGATGGCGGCAGGCGGAGGATCGGGCGCGGGGGCTTTCGGGGGATCGGGGGGCGCCTGCGGGATGGGCTGCGGGTTCTCCGGCTCTCGTGGAGGTTGCTTCACGAGCAGCCGCTCCACGGCGGGCGTCATGTCCGCGCGATTGCGCCCACGATTGCCGACGACGATTTGCCGAATGACGTTTCGGAGCTGTCGCACGTTGCCAGGCCAGTCGTAATCGACGAGGCGCGCGACGAGGGACGCGGGGACCCACGGCTTCGCGCCGCCAGTCGGCGCTGCGAGGCGCTGCAATTCCCCGATCTCTGCGAGGTCCTCGCGCAAGAACCGCACGAGGAGCCGCCCGATG is from Polyangium spumosum and encodes:
- a CDS encoding helix-turn-helix domain-containing protein — translated: MTDIQLFLAHADDHRPILDEGLPLVATLDAPAQGAPPEALHRLANVHAPPDALPEQRWALVAPKGPAGDRLLSLLEPLRKKREEEQGEDALVYRVDPGMDPVAVAAWIQKEYRDAVGRREAARPRYLLLLGGPELISWDFQQMLGGEVFVGRLAFRDDRGYEAYVDKAVRWADATEAPRARTLYHAVLDGTRAMVEGDRHLVRPSLEMARQGQAAGTFGAEEIVEVPTDPAGTALDLSSAAGVLLREAARTRAGVLFTMSHGAGIPRAGWRSREEQHAHQGAMVLGRKGDLLTANDISRGPFLPGGVWFMFACYGAGTPSRSAYLPWLSRLHELGVIGNAADGVLAALPQRGDPPFIAALPQAALANPEGPLGVVGHVDLAWTWSFLDYDLESGGLVPKSRAERFQGILQAFVHGHRFGVAHHEIARFFRSVSTELTISYEERAHRASLSSDFVEEQASRVRRANLWMQRQDLAAYVLLGDPAARLPIARCPAGIRHAAPAGAASRGTEESVRREDAVLAVLRGTATAATVASRFGVSREEVERWVGIFVDAGRAALGRMT
- a CDS encoding protein kinase domain-containing protein, coding for MRAKPRLGLRWLVVTFGLSLAVPLDARAEVSTPVESVRLYTGAWEYRWGDSPRLADGSLAWAAPGDAPGFLALDARGSPSGREGRTTLWLRTKLSGDAPGDDTLYLRGVDQIFEAYLDGEQIYHFGNFEGEGARRFLGYKAHYLPLGEGFHGKHLALRIHSDHVNIGLFGEPMLGERSALVTAVIKRDLPTLGMGLIMLSLGAFVFCLFLARRKERAYLTYSILALSTGAYFTAVSPSRQLVADAPLAWVHAELFCLYLMGSFLTAYFEHIFGRGWLGLVRWIRFAFVGYTALAAVLVAAGVVPVLRTLLPYQVLLLVAAVVLITRAVRGAWDGSPDARIFGAGFIAAATAGCYDVLGAMGVLSRANLPLGHIGFFILTLAMGLILARRFLEVQERLGQYSTVLGLSLASARVLEPGQQAQVALDELIRLLKAKRALLFLTRTEGERTGELELRAKRDVAGASIGAGPAEMSRSLEGLALRADVVERVRAERRPLITRSQSGKRRRSAMAAPLLIRDELLGVVYLEADESRAPFNDADLTILLGLGTQLSITIVTTRAVRLELMSALQERRIEKQGALLDAASRLAKGDIETPIAVDGGSELAELGLALEGMRRDVRAKIQMLEAKNAEVEVLNDELRRKIEARTMTLLSAVLGHESGAPVPRLKAGDVAAARYRVVRKLGEGAMGVVYEATRVTDGRSVALKLLTGAKDKPAVARFIREANILARLNHPNLVSIADVDVTEAGHLYLVMELVAGAPLDKHERRRGDVAFALSTLAQIAEGLAAVHASGVVHRDLKPSNVLVTLEPDGTPLIKLADFGISTLAGDDAIAATVEEMEGTTEANDDEKTRILPRNKPAGMNVTRTGMLVGTPGYMAPELARRSRALRPSSDVFSLGIIAYELLTEERPFPMPPLFLVVQGRPIEVPDNLRRVPGLPPSLAALFERCLAEDPDARPTAREVVDVIRRVL
- a CDS encoding pentapeptide repeat-containing protein, whose protein sequence is MPSKIRILFLGANPSDTTRLALGREVREITQRLRGTHEGERFEIVQEWAVRVGDLQAALLRHRPQIVHFSGHGRSERSGSSPGSIDVAREMLSADASSEEDLDGEILVEDDGGRAKPIPASALANLFGIVGGVRCVVLNACHSSAQAEAIQQHVEAVVGMRRSIHDAAAVSFAWAFYQGLGFGASLSQAFELGKNQIELAGFGDGEVPRFLTRRPPNMPRDFGAADSVPAPSAYDGPVSKRVMVGREEEDIVDPFLTRVERIAKLRHPGARITRGDAPSPFAGVLEVEVDAGGFFRMSLVAALDHEITEELAARFSAEIDGPFRRGHPLLRSTLVHRGHAAPVVLRAELDRRGIELQTFDGYQGLFDLEPYLGWQTRELERSPAYISTTYVDPPAWIKIAGNRELQHTENALQSMWELLATPAQRRFLLVLGEFGAGKTFLLRELCRQMVERKHPVLPVLLEMSKLEKQHSLAELIGAHFSRADVSGYNYKAFEYMLEEGRVALFFDGFDELADKVTYDSATGHLETVLSAARGQAKVVLSSRRQHFLTEGEIHKAVEREFARKAESAVHGGYRLIMLEPFGEPQIRRYLRNVLVDVPAAEARYRLIDEVKDLLGLSHNPRMLSFIADIPEESLREAKERWGEITSARLYELLVKRWLDGEYERSRRQGWSKGISREALSRGVASLAISMWHARVKTVSKDEIHEGIAQALAALGEPALDPAVLIHLFGSGSLLVRDEEGRFSFVHRSVMEWLVAKQAADELVLGQDPLALVVDEMSALMADFFAAMAGRDRASTWALEKLGGAEDGIVLRNLTLLLTRMGALFERVNFEGQDLRGRDFSRVDWRAANLRGTDLRGATLKGANLRRASLVEANLSRADLRGADLARVDLARADLSFARAASADFSEARNLDPARLRGAILLGAKGIPEERHEALLAVGAVPPVLRNVEPMYAAASPCKSVAWAPSGSLLATAHGDGFIWLVDTVAGKVLRILSGHTSKVRSVAFNPDGKMLVSCSEDKTVRLWDVVNGRVLRVFNGHKAAVWSARVSRDGKTLASGSSDKTIRLWDIETGRTLHTLEGAEGHTSAVRDIAFSPDGRTLASVSNDRTVRLWSVATGRALQAFKGHTGHTHAVLSVTFSPDGKTLASSSDDATVQLWDVATGRVLLAFGRPFGRQTSELYDSAFQGHADAVYTAAFAPDGKTLASGSHDKTIHLWDVATGRALRTFEGHAAAVRSVFFSPDGKTLASGSDDKSVRLWDVTTGRALRTFEGHAPFVLSVAFAPDGKTLASGSDDKIVRLWDVAKGGAPRAVGGHASAVGCVAFSPDGKTLASASSDKTIQLRDVATGQALRSLTGHGDSVYSIVFAPDGKTLASGSYDRTVRLWDVVGRAQRVFKHHTMGVFSVAFSPDGKTLASGSADKTVRIWDIVTGRTLRIFDGHGAALLSVAFSPDGKTLVAGSANNAVRLWEVATGRAMGVFEGGATAVRSVAVAPNGKTLATASDDKTVRLWDVASGRPLRVCEGHMSAVLSVAFSPDGKTLASGSYDNTVRLWDITTGQCLAILLTTPEGWVAFTPDGRYKLGGDIAGSFWHVAGLCRFEPGELDEYLDLRLPDDAPFLPAKP